The following are from one region of the Nymphaea colorata isolate Beijing-Zhang1983 chromosome 7, ASM883128v2, whole genome shotgun sequence genome:
- the LOC116257126 gene encoding L-type lectin-domain containing receptor kinase SIT2-like gives MSLLIFLVHILAHICRSPATSLNSTFLFNGFRPSDLNLSDSATVTRTGALSLTNGHLATNPGIKGHAFYPAILQFKKPPGAKKTQSFSTRFVFEIVSQFPESGGHGLVFVLAPATNFSQATGGSYLGLFNRENNGNPANHVFAVEFDTVQQEKMNDKGGNHVGIDVIGANSSFLKPATYYTEFGKKEKMVLDCQTTIQAWIE, from the coding sequence ATGTCCCTCCTCATCTTCCTTGTTCACATTCTTGCTCATATCTGCAGATCACCTGCAACTTCACTCAACAGCACCTTTCTCTTCAATGGCTTCCGCCCCTCAGACCTGAACCTATCCGACTCTGCAACTGTTACGAGAACGGGGGCTCTTTCCCTGACCAACGGTCACCTTGCCACGAATCCAGGCATCAAAGGCCACGCGTTCTACCCTGCCATTCTGCAGTTCAAAAAGCCTCCTGGTGCTAAGAAAACCCAATCGTTCAGTACCCGTTTCGTGTTCGAAATCGTATCCCAGTTCCCGGAGTCAGGCGGCCATGGCTTAGTATTCGTCCTGGCGCCGGCCACCAACTTCTCGCAGGCCACCGGAGGCAGCTACCTTGGCCTTTTCAACCGGGAGAACAACGGAAACCCAGCCAATCATGTATTTGCAGTTGAATTCGACAcggttcaacaagaaaaaatgaatgacaaagGTGGAAACCATGTGGGCATCGACGTGATTGGTGCCAACTCCAGTTTCTTGAAGCCTGCCACTTACTATACAGAGTTtggcaagaaagaaaaaatggttcTTGACTGCCAGACCACCATTCAGGCATGGATAGAGTAG
- the LOC116257127 gene encoding L-type lectin-domain containing receptor kinase SIT2-like, with amino-acid sequence MDYPHRLPYKKIYRATKGFKEELGKGGFGSVYKGVLPRSKIEVAVKRVSHGSKQGMREFVAELSSLGRMRHRNLVQLHGWCRRGEDLLLVYEFMQNGSLDSHLFGTKESRLSWEQRFKILKGIAFGLLYLHEEWEQVVVHRDVKASNVLLDGALLQEVACGRRPIEPERPSEEMILVELVHSMWKGGRILDAMDKRLGTSFVVEEAELVLKLGLLCSQSAPESRPNMRQLTQFLNGDVPLQDLKRQNLGIHDQGMNQLLLQYPSSDQGSSTSASSVSYEKASSTSGNSDPYRKVSSAPGRVTLACDV; translated from the coding sequence ATGGACTACCCACATAGGCTCCCCTACAAGAAAATCTACAGGGCAACTAAAGGTTTCAAGGAAGAGTTGGGGAAAGGAGGCTTTGGCAGTGTCTACAAAGGTGTGCTGCCCAGAAGCAAAATCGAGGTTGCAGTGAAGAGAGTCTCACATGGTTCAAAGCAGGGGATGAGGGAATTTGTGGCAGAACTGTCAAGCTTGGGGAGGATGAGGCACAGAAACCTGGTCCAATTGCATGGTTGGTGTAGACGAGGCGAAGACCTACTCCTGGTTTATGAGTTCATGCAGAACGGGAGTCTAGACAGTCATCTTTTTGGCACGAAAGAGAGCAGGTTGAGTTGGGAACAGAGGTTCAAGATTCTAAAGGGAATTGCTTTCGGCTTGCTGTATCTTCACGAAGAGTGGGAGCAAGTCGTCGTGCATAGAGATGTTAAAGCAAGTAACGTTTTGTTGGATGGTGCCTTGCTCCAAGAGGTGGCCTGTGGAAGGAGGCCGATTGAGCCCGAAAGGCCCTCTGAGGAGATGATTCTGGTGGAGTTGGTCCACTCTATGTGGAAAGGTGGACGAATACTGGATGCCATGGATAAAAGGCTCGGAACGAGCTTTGTCGTCGAGGAAGCAGAGCTTGTGCTGAAGCTTGGCCTGCTCTGTTCACAGAGTGCACCTGAATCAAGGCCAAACATGCGGCAGTTGACTCAGTTTCTTAATGGGGATGTGCCGCTACAAGATCTAAAACGCCAGAATCTGGGTATCCACGATCAAGGCATGAACCAACTACTTCTGCAATATCCATCTTCGGATCAGGGATCGTCAACTTCGGCAAGCTCAGTCTCATACGAGAAGGCATCGTCAACCTCAGGAAACTCGGACCCATACAGGAAGGTATCATCTGCTCCGGGAAGGGTTACTCTGGCTTGTGACGTATGA
- the LOC116257128 gene encoding TMV resistance protein N-like, producing the protein MTKRKTADEPQPLNPSSSKRPRFDFDVFLSFRGEDTRKGFSGHLYEALKQRGVNVFIDSYAESKWCLVEIAKIVECGRLVLPIFYDVEPREVRNVKGPFEAAFRKHDEDEELKAKTKEWRQALRRAGRFLDTI; encoded by the exons ATGACGAAGAGGAAGACTGCCGACGAACCACAGCCTCTGAATCCGTCGTCTTCAAAGCGTCCCCGGTTCGATTTCGACGTGTTCCTGAGCTTCAGGGGGGAGGACACTCGGAAGGGCTTCTCCGGCCACCTCTACGAAGCACTGAAGCAGCGAGGCGTAAATGTCTTCATAGACA GCTACGCTGAATCAAAATGGTGTCTGGTGGAGATCGCCAAGATCGTGGAGTGCGGGAGGTTGGTGCTCCCCATCTTCTACGACGTGGAGCCTCGGGAGGTGAGGAATGTCAAGGGTCCATTCGAAGCTGCGTTCAGGAAGCACGATGAGGATGAAGAGTTGAAGGCGAAGACGAAGGAATGGAGGCAAGCCCTGAGGAGAGCAGGGAGGTTTCTGGATACGATCTGA